The proteins below come from a single Tissierella sp. MB52-C2 genomic window:
- a CDS encoding MATE family efflux transporter has product MNNQNKTEMILKGSIYNVLITLSIPIIINSLIQTLYNLVDGIWVSKISSVHFAATAFVWPVNFLFVSLGIGLSIAGTSILSQLVGGDKIEETKKYSTQLIAVTLISSLAFTALGYIISPTIIRLMGGTGDLGLYGNIYLRVTFLDLPFMFLFFNINSIMNAQGNTLAPTILSGISAIINVVLDPIFIFTFGWGIAGAAWATLVSRAVLAIVGVMMLFSENNKIRPDFKEFKFDKSIIKEIITVALPSTIGQSGASLGFIVLNGFIGSYGTATIAAYAMVNRITSLVMQPAMGIGSALTAIVGQNMGANQIDRVREAFHKALKLTIIIGTVGCALLIVFDEPIINFFMQSKDDLSVIELSLTYLFYISLSMPLMGIFSVLQGIFQGSGNTKYSMAMEVGRLWFVRLPMILIFKHFTNWGPVGIWFSMSFSNLIVCLYGYWIYRGNRWQKKVIKLDAECQNEGSLGVIE; this is encoded by the coding sequence ATGAATAATCAAAATAAAACTGAGATGATTCTAAAAGGAAGTATCTACAATGTACTTATTACGCTCTCAATCCCAATCATAATCAACAGCCTTATACAGACTCTATATAATTTAGTAGATGGTATATGGGTTAGTAAAATTTCTTCAGTTCATTTTGCAGCCACGGCTTTTGTGTGGCCTGTAAACTTTTTATTTGTATCATTGGGTATTGGATTATCCATAGCTGGTACATCTATTTTATCTCAATTAGTTGGGGGAGATAAAATAGAGGAAACAAAAAAATATTCGACCCAATTAATAGCTGTTACCTTAATATCTTCACTTGCTTTCACCGCTTTAGGATATATAATAAGTCCAACTATAATTAGACTAATGGGTGGAACTGGAGACTTGGGGCTATATGGAAATATTTATTTAAGAGTTACTTTTTTAGATTTACCATTCATGTTCCTATTCTTTAATATTAACTCTATTATGAATGCTCAAGGAAACACATTAGCTCCAACTATACTTAGCGGTATCTCGGCAATAATAAATGTAGTTTTAGACCCAATATTTATATTTACATTTGGTTGGGGAATTGCAGGAGCGGCTTGGGCTACTTTAGTATCTAGGGCAGTTTTGGCAATTGTTGGAGTTATGATGTTATTTAGTGAAAATAATAAAATAAGACCAGATTTTAAAGAATTTAAATTTGATAAATCAATAATCAAAGAAATAATTACTGTGGCTTTACCATCTACAATAGGACAGTCAGGAGCATCTTTAGGATTTATTGTACTTAATGGATTTATAGGTTCTTATGGAACGGCTACCATAGCAGCGTATGCCATGGTAAATAGAATAACATCTTTAGTAATGCAGCCGGCAATGGGAATAGGTTCAGCTTTAACTGCAATAGTAGGGCAAAATATGGGTGCTAATCAAATAGATAGAGTAAGGGAAGCTTTTCACAAAGCATTAAAACTAACAATCATTATAGGGACTGTAGGGTGTGCGCTTTTAATAGTGTTTGATGAGCCTATTATAAACTTTTTTATGCAATCAAAAGATGATCTTTCAGTTATAGAACTAAGTTTAACCTATTTATTCTATATATCTTTATCAATGCCTCTAATGGGTATATTTAGTGTATTACAAGGGATATTCCAAGGTTCTGGTAATACAAAATACTCTATGGCCATGGAAGTAGGAAGGCTTTGGTTTGTTAGACTGCCTATGATATTAATATTTAAACATTTCACAAATTGGGGACCTGTTGGAATATGGTTTTCCATGAGCTTTAGTAATCTTATAGTTTGTTTATATGGTTATTGGATATATAGAGGGAACAGGTGGCAAAAAAAGGTGATTAAGTTGGATGCTGAGTGCCAAAATGAAGGTTCCCTTGGAGTAATTGAATAA
- a CDS encoding AraC family transcriptional regulator: MEWIERLNSAISYIEEHLEDEIDYEHIAKIACCSTFHFQRMFSYIANVPLAEYIRRRRMTMAAVDLQNSKEKIINIALKYGYNSPTAFNRAFQNIHGITPSQARSKGVLIKAFPPISFRITIKGDVEMNYRIEQKDSFRIIGVAESLHKEIEKNFEIVPQMWQRVAEDGTVGKLVSMMNSEPMGVLGVSACNEEENWKYYIAVASDKSIDKEFEEFIIPASTWAIFYGEGTMPHSIQELEKRIVTEWLPTSGYEYANAPDIEVYLSADPQDAKFEVWIPVIKKHN, translated from the coding sequence ATGGAATGGATAGAACGATTAAATAGTGCCATAAGTTATATTGAAGAACATTTGGAGGATGAGATTGATTATGAACATATTGCAAAAATTGCTTGCTGTTCCACATTTCATTTCCAAAGAATGTTTTCTTATATAGCAAATGTACCCCTTGCGGAATATATTCGTCGTAGACGTATGACAATGGCAGCTGTTGATTTGCAAAATAGTAAGGAGAAAATCATCAATATTGCTTTGAAATATGGATATAATTCTCCTACTGCATTTAACCGAGCTTTTCAAAATATACATGGAATTACACCATCACAGGCTAGATCAAAAGGCGTTTTAATCAAGGCATTCCCTCCAATTAGCTTCAGAATAACAATTAAAGGAGATGTGGAGATGAATTATAGAATTGAACAGAAAGATAGCTTTAGAATCATTGGAGTGGCAGAATCTTTACATAAGGAGATTGAGAAAAACTTTGAGATTGTTCCACAAATGTGGCAAAGGGTGGCAGAGGATGGCACTGTGGGAAAACTTGTTTCTATGATGAATTCTGAGCCCATGGGTGTACTTGGAGTAAGTGCCTGTAATGAAGAAGAAAATTGGAAGTATTATATTGCTGTTGCAAGCGATAAATCTATTGATAAAGAGTTTGAAGAATTCATTATTCCAGCATCAACGTGGGCAATTTTTTATGGAGAAGGTACTATGCCACATTCTATACAAGAACTTGAAAAGAGAATTGTAACTGAATGGCTTCCTACATCAGGCTATGAATATGCCAATGCACCTGATATTGAAGTATATCTATCAGCAGATCCCCAAGATGCAAAGTTTGAAGTATGGATACCTGTTATAAAAAAACATAATTAA
- a CDS encoding MerR family transcriptional regulator encodes MNQMQTVGTVSKNLGISSRMLRYYEQIGLIESQRMENYAYRVYDEDTIRRLRQIIILRKLRVPVKQIREIFSNSDAVNVIEIFERNISELDEQITALSTVKSILSRLVHELHEKANMRLQLDYLSDNSVFALVDSISLPKNILQEEKSMDDLNKANESLSKLKDSDVRIVYLPPMTVAAAYASGEAEYGVGPEATGMIEQFVYGTGLLKIKPDARGMGFDCSRENLKVEIGVTPTAYEAWVSIPDDMEVKPPLVKKTFGGGMYAAHVLRDWSFQDWRLLQEWVKTSKKYEEAEGPCFEEVLNYYNLMENGAKMEDTQLDLLLPIKEITE; translated from the coding sequence ATGAATCAAATGCAGACCGTCGGCACAGTATCGAAAAATCTTGGTATATCAAGCCGTATGCTCCGTTATTACGAGCAAATCGGCTTGATTGAAAGCCAACGCATGGAAAATTATGCCTACAGGGTTTACGATGAAGATACAATACGCCGACTTCGCCAAATCATCATACTGCGAAAACTCCGTGTACCTGTCAAGCAAATTCGCGAGATATTTAGCAATAGTGATGCTGTGAATGTGATAGAGATATTCGAGCGCAATATAAGCGAATTAGACGAGCAGATTACAGCCTTATCAACAGTTAAGTCTATACTTAGCCGTCTTGTTCATGAATTGCATGAAAAAGCGAATATGCGATTACAGCTTGATTATTTAAGTGATAATTCTGTATTTGCCCTTGTGGACAGCATTTCCCTCCCAAAAAACATATTGCAGGAGGAAAAATCAATGGATGACCTTAACAAGGCAAATGAAAGTTTAAGCAAGCTAAAGGATAGCGACGTGCGGATAGTTTACTTGCCGCCAATGACAGTAGCTGCTGCATACGCTTCAGGGGAAGCCGAATACGGCGTGGGACCAGAAGCAACCGGCATGATAGAGCAATTTGTATACGGAACGGGATTGCTAAAAATTAAACCCGATGCCAGAGGGATGGGTTTTGACTGTTCTAGAGAAAATTTAAAAGTCGAAATCGGAGTTACTCCAACAGCATATGAGGCGTGGGTATCCATTCCAGATGATATGGAAGTAAAGCCACCTTTAGTTAAAAAGACTTTTGGTGGAGGAATGTATGCCGCCCATGTACTAAGAGATTGGAGTTTTCAGGACTGGCGTTTGCTCCAAGAATGGGTTAAGACAAGCAAAAAGTATGAAGAAGCCGAAGGGCCTTGCTTCGAGGAAGTATTAAATTATTATAACCTTATGGAAAACGGCGCGAAAATGGAAGATACGCAGCTTGATTTGCTGTTACCTATTAAGGAAATAACAGAGTAA
- a CDS encoding CD3324 family protein, with protein MSYKRAEDILPAEIIELIHNYVDGEYIYIPRKDNNRREWGEKTNIRNELEIRNQQIYVDYQQGYKIIELAEKYFLSEKSIQRIILKMKKTVREK; from the coding sequence ATGAGCTATAAAAGAGCAGAGGATATTCTGCCGGCAGAAATCATAGAATTAATTCATAATTACGTTGATGGAGAATACATATATATTCCTAGAAAAGATAATAATAGACGGGAATGGGGAGAAAAAACCAATATTCGTAATGAACTAGAAATACGAAATCAACAAATATATGTTGATTATCAACAAGGATATAAAATTATAGAATTAGCTGAGAAATACTTTTTATCTGAAAAAAGTATACAACGTATAATCCTTAAAATGAAAAAAACAGTTAGAGAAAAATAG
- a CDS encoding DUF1062 domain-containing protein: MGYLRKFEYKIMQKDSYKIIRNCSGCGCKATYINTNKFRVNANGKYLDVWLIYHCEKCKYTYNLSIYERIKVTDISKIEYEKFLMNDLQFALDYGKDKQLFLKNKADIDWASIDYYIVGDDMNFKKGDYIAIYNPQQLKIRTDRLLANILHIPRSKVKLLERDGTIEIMYNCFEGKIEILIKEEFI; encoded by the coding sequence ATGGGCTATTTAAGAAAATTTGAATATAAGATTATGCAAAAAGATTCATATAAAATCATTCGCAATTGTTCTGGATGTGGATGTAAAGCGACATATATAAATACAAATAAATTTAGAGTGAATGCTAATGGAAAATACTTAGATGTATGGTTGATTTATCATTGTGAAAAATGCAAGTATACTTATAATTTAAGTATTTATGAACGAATAAAAGTAACTGATATTTCTAAGATTGAGTATGAAAAATTTTTAATGAATGATTTGCAGTTTGCTTTAGACTATGGAAAAGACAAACAGTTATTTCTAAAGAATAAAGCTGATATTGATTGGGCAAGTATAGATTACTATATTGTTGGAGATGATATGAATTTTAAAAAAGGAGATTATATAGCTATATATAATCCTCAGCAATTAAAGATTCGGACAGATAGGCTCCTTGCCAATATACTACACATACCAAGAAGTAAGGTCAAATTATTAGAAAGAGATGGAACTATAGAAATAATGTATAATTGTTTTGAAGGCAAGATAGAAATTTTAATTAAAGAAGAATTTATATGA
- a CDS encoding linear amide C-N hydrolase: protein MCTGIKINYEDGCVMGRTMDYEVPLNYNVIYLPKKYNICNDLMGNPLYSKYKTLGLCFENRDPLKDGINEYGLMGITNAFSGFNLYSNQTKSEKLNISSFNYLNYALTNYKSVEELIEDLPNIHMSAKDHRGENIISPDFHFMFADSTKRCIVIEPRKGKLIYYENPYDVMTNSPRFESHVRRLNQILDLDNLEDFNSAKDLPGGYDPISRFIKAFYLTKMNIKPNSAKEALSYSYNIMGAMTMPNGFVKNKKYDYATYTRYICSYDSKNKLLTVKSNTNPTVYQLGFEDIEDKDTRQAFFLDTDFIVEKLK, encoded by the coding sequence ATGTGTACAGGTATAAAAATAAATTATGAAGATGGCTGTGTCATGGGGAGGACAATGGATTATGAAGTTCCTCTAAATTACAATGTAATCTATTTACCAAAAAAATATAATATTTGTAATGATTTAATGGGCAATCCATTGTATTCAAAATATAAGACATTAGGTCTATGTTTTGAAAATCGAGACCCATTGAAAGACGGTATAAATGAATATGGATTAATGGGGATTACCAATGCTTTTTCAGGGTTCAATCTTTATTCTAATCAAACTAAATCAGAAAAGCTTAATATTTCTAGCTTTAATTACTTAAACTATGCACTTACAAACTACAAATCTGTAGAGGAATTAATTGAAGACTTACCAAATATTCATATGTCTGCTAAAGATCATAGGGGAGAAAATATAATATCACCAGATTTTCATTTTATGTTTGCCGATTCTACTAAAAGGTGCATTGTTATTGAACCTAGAAAAGGGAAATTGATATACTATGAAAATCCATATGATGTAATGACAAATTCACCGAGATTTGAATCTCATGTTAGAAGACTGAATCAAATTTTAGATTTAGATAATCTTGAAGATTTTAACTCTGCTAAAGATTTGCCAGGAGGTTATGATCCTATTTCTAGGTTTATTAAAGCATTTTATCTAACTAAAATGAATATTAAGCCCAATAGTGCTAAAGAGGCACTTTCATACTCTTATAATATAATGGGTGCAATGACTATGCCAAATGGATTTGTTAAAAATAAAAAGTATGATTACGCTACTTATACTAGATATATTTGCTCCTATGATTCAAAAAACAAACTACTAACTGTAAAATCTAATACTAATCCAACTGTTTATCAGTTAGGATTTGAAGATATAGAAGATAAGGATACAAGACAAGCGTTTTTTTTAGATACAGATTTTATCGTAGAAAAGTTAAAATAA
- a CDS encoding ABC-F family ATP-binding cassette domain-containing protein, producing MNLISIENLSKAYSEKQVLKDINLGINEGDKIGLIGVNGTGKTTLLKVIAGIEEADTGRIVKANNVNIEYLSQDIDFDLDVTVVEQVFRGNSKNIQLVRRYEEAIMNPNTKNEEILKLTEEMDEANAWDLENEAKVVLTKLGITNFNEKVGNLSGGQRKRIALASALINPSELLILDEPTNHLDNDTIEWLEEYLGRRKGAVLMITHDRYFLDRVTNQIIELDSGNLHIYKGNYNYFLEKKLEREEIELASERKRQSLLRKELAWIMRGARARTTKQKARIERFNELKEGGLDISNEKLDISVGGTRLGKKIIEIEDIEKSFDGKKVIDDFSYVLLRDDRVGILGPNGSGKSTLMNIIAGRLEPDKGVVDVGETVKIGIFAQENLNMDNNIRAIEFIKMGGEFIQTADGEKISASQMMERFLFPKDLQWTPIGKLSGGEKRRLHLLRVLMEAPNVLLLDEPTNDLDIDTLTVLEEYIEEFPGPVIIVSHDRYLLDKIVEKLFVFEGNGKIVGYTGNYQYFKEASKIEKEDNIVDHKPKHRERQKTNSKLKFSYNEQREWNEIDNIIAELEENIVEIDKKIEAAATDYTKLQELLEEKEEVENKLEEKMERWIYLSELAEKIEEQNQN from the coding sequence ATGAATTTAATATCTATAGAAAATTTATCAAAGGCATATAGTGAAAAGCAGGTACTTAAAGATATAAACTTGGGAATTAACGAAGGAGACAAAATAGGTCTTATAGGAGTAAATGGCACTGGTAAAACCACACTTTTAAAGGTTATAGCAGGAATAGAAGAAGCTGATACAGGAAGAATAGTAAAGGCTAACAACGTAAACATTGAGTATTTATCTCAAGACATAGATTTTGACCTGGATGTTACAGTTGTAGAGCAGGTATTTAGAGGTAATTCTAAAAATATTCAATTAGTCAGAAGATATGAAGAGGCTATTATGAATCCCAATACTAAAAATGAAGAAATATTAAAACTAACTGAAGAAATGGATGAGGCCAACGCATGGGACCTAGAAAATGAAGCAAAAGTGGTATTGACTAAACTTGGAATTACAAATTTTAATGAAAAGGTAGGCAATTTATCTGGTGGACAAAGAAAAAGAATAGCATTGGCATCTGCCTTAATCAATCCATCGGAACTACTAATATTAGATGAGCCAACTAACCATTTAGATAATGATACTATAGAATGGCTTGAAGAATATCTGGGAAGACGAAAAGGTGCTGTTCTTATGATTACCCATGATAGATACTTTTTAGATAGAGTAACTAATCAAATAATAGAATTAGATAGTGGAAATCTTCATATATACAAAGGCAATTATAACTATTTTTTAGAGAAAAAATTAGAAAGAGAAGAAATAGAATTAGCCAGTGAAAGGAAAAGACAATCTTTGCTTAGAAAAGAATTGGCTTGGATAATGAGGGGAGCAAGGGCTAGAACTACAAAACAGAAAGCTAGAATAGAACGTTTCAATGAATTAAAAGAAGGAGGACTAGATATATCAAATGAAAAACTTGATATATCTGTAGGGGGAACAAGATTAGGTAAAAAAATAATCGAAATAGAAGATATAGAGAAATCCTTTGATGGAAAGAAAGTAATAGATGATTTTAGCTATGTTCTTTTAAGAGATGATAGAGTAGGTATTCTTGGACCAAATGGAAGTGGAAAGTCTACTTTAATGAATATTATTGCAGGAAGACTTGAACCAGATAAAGGCGTAGTAGATGTAGGTGAAACTGTAAAGATTGGAATATTTGCTCAGGAAAATCTGAATATGGACAATAATATTAGAGCTATTGAGTTTATAAAGATGGGTGGAGAATTTATTCAAACAGCCGATGGAGAAAAAATCTCTGCTTCTCAGATGATGGAAAGATTTCTGTTTCCTAAAGATCTCCAATGGACTCCCATAGGGAAACTTTCTGGTGGAGAAAAAAGAAGACTGCATCTGCTTAGAGTATTGATGGAAGCACCTAATGTACTTTTATTAGATGAGCCTACTAATGATTTAGATATAGATACACTTACTGTACTGGAAGAATATATTGAAGAATTTCCAGGACCAGTAATTATAGTATCCCATGATAGATACTTATTGGATAAAATAGTTGAAAAATTATTTGTCTTTGAGGGTAATGGAAAAATAGTAGGATATACTGGAAATTACCAGTATTTTAAAGAAGCATCAAAGATAGAAAAAGAAGACAATATAGTAGATCACAAACCTAAACATAGAGAAAGACAAAAAACAAATAGTAAGCTAAAGTTTTCATATAATGAACAAAGAGAGTGGAATGAAATAGATAATATTATTGCTGAATTGGAAGAAAATATAGTTGAAATAGATAAAAAAATAGAGGCGGCAGCCACAGATTATACTAAGCTTCAAGAATTATTGGAAGAAAAAGAAGAAGTTGAAAATAAACTTGAAGAAAAGATGGAGAGATGGATTTATTTAAGTGAATTAGCAGAAAAGATAGAAGAGCAAAACCAAAATTGA
- a CDS encoding DNA topoisomerase III, giving the protein MSKTLVLAEKPSVGRDIARVLHCNKKGNGCLEGEKYIVTWALGHLVTLADPEQYNKRYKTWSMEDLPMLPEKMKLEVIRQSQKQFYGVREQMYRKDVKDIIIATDAGREGELVARWIIEKANVKKPIKRLWISSVTDKAIKDGFNKLRDGKAYENLYYSAVARAEADWIVGINATRALTVKYNAQLSCGRVQTPTLAMIAQREEEIKKFVPKEYYGITANTKGLKLKWQDNNTKDIKTFDKSKSDKTLESIRNQDAAIIDIEKSNKRSYAPTLYDLTDLQRDANRIFGFSAKETLSIMQRLYENHKILTYPRTDSRYISDDLVDTLKDRVRACGIGQYQKLGSKVLNSPIKANKSFVDNSKVTDHHAIIPTEQRVLLSELNDKERKIYDLVVKRFLAVLYPPFEYEETSIKAKIGNENFIAKGKRVISLGWKEVYENNYYDEEEDNDDQNLPVINKGDTLKVISLVQTTGKTKPPAPFNEGTLLQAMENPVRYMNDESKTLKKIIGETGGIGTVATRADIIEKLFNTFLIEKNGKDIFITSKGKQLLELVPEELKSPALTAEWEQKLGLISQGKLNKDNFIKEMKEYSKSVVKEIKNSDETFRHDNMTRNKCPECGKFMLEVKGKKGKMYVCQDRECGHKKSISRETNARCPNCKKKLELRGEGEGQIFTCQCGYREKLSAFNERKAKEKSNISKREVSNYMKQQKKAKTEPINTDLADALSKLKF; this is encoded by the coding sequence ATGAGTAAGACATTAGTTTTAGCAGAAAAACCTTCAGTAGGCAGAGATATAGCCAGAGTACTTCATTGTAATAAAAAAGGCAACGGCTGCTTAGAAGGAGAAAAATATATTGTAACATGGGCATTAGGTCATTTAGTCACTTTAGCCGATCCAGAACAATATAATAAAAGATATAAAACTTGGAGTATGGAAGACCTTCCAATGCTACCAGAAAAGATGAAATTGGAAGTCATAAGACAAAGCCAAAAGCAATTTTATGGAGTTAGAGAACAGATGTATCGTAAAGATGTGAAAGACATAATCATAGCAACAGATGCAGGGAGAGAAGGAGAACTTGTTGCAAGATGGATAATAGAAAAGGCAAATGTAAAGAAACCAATAAAAAGACTATGGATTTCTTCTGTTACAGATAAAGCTATAAAGGATGGATTCAACAAATTAAGAGATGGCAAAGCATATGAGAATCTATATTATTCAGCTGTGGCTAGGGCAGAGGCAGATTGGATTGTAGGTATAAATGCTACTCGTGCTCTTACTGTGAAATATAATGCCCAGCTATCCTGCGGTAGAGTTCAGACCCCTACTTTGGCCATGATTGCACAAAGAGAAGAGGAAATTAAGAAATTTGTACCAAAAGAATATTATGGAATTACAGCTAACACGAAAGGTCTAAAATTAAAATGGCAAGATAATAATACCAAAGATATTAAAACCTTTGATAAATCTAAATCTGATAAGACACTTGAATCCATTAGAAATCAAGATGCTGCAATAATTGATATAGAAAAGTCTAATAAAAGATCATATGCACCAACATTATATGATTTAACTGATTTACAAAGAGATGCAAATAGGATATTTGGTTTTTCAGCAAAAGAAACTCTGTCTATAATGCAAAGGCTATACGAAAATCATAAGATACTGACTTATCCAAGGACAGACTCTAGATATATATCTGATGATTTAGTAGATACATTAAAGGATAGAGTAAGGGCTTGCGGCATAGGCCAATATCAAAAACTAGGATCAAAGGTACTTAATTCACCTATAAAGGCTAATAAGTCCTTTGTAGATAATTCCAAGGTAACAGACCACCATGCAATTATTCCAACAGAGCAAAGAGTATTATTATCAGAGTTAAATGATAAGGAAAGAAAAATATATGATTTAGTAGTTAAAAGGTTTTTAGCAGTACTTTATCCTCCTTTTGAATATGAAGAAACTTCTATTAAGGCTAAGATAGGAAATGAAAATTTCATAGCTAAAGGAAAAAGAGTAATATCTTTAGGGTGGAAGGAAGTCTATGAAAATAATTATTACGATGAAGAGGAAGATAATGATGACCAGAATCTTCCAGTAATAAATAAAGGTGATACATTAAAAGTAATATCATTAGTACAAACAACAGGAAAAACAAAACCACCAGCACCATTTAATGAAGGAACTTTACTTCAAGCTATGGAAAACCCAGTAAGATATATGAATGATGAAAGTAAAACATTAAAGAAGATAATAGGTGAAACTGGTGGAATTGGTACAGTAGCCACTAGGGCAGATATAATCGAGAAGTTATTTAATACATTTTTAATTGAGAAAAATGGTAAGGATATATTCATAACCTCAAAGGGAAAACAATTGCTAGAGTTAGTACCAGAAGAATTAAAATCTCCAGCATTAACGGCGGAGTGGGAACAAAAGCTAGGGCTTATTTCTCAAGGTAAGCTAAATAAAGATAATTTCATAAAGGAAATGAAGGAATATTCTAAATCAGTAGTAAAAGAAATAAAAAATAGCGATGAAACTTTTAGACACGATAATATGACTAGAAATAAATGTCCTGAATGTGGAAAATTTATGCTAGAGGTCAAAGGAAAAAAAGGAAAGATGTATGTATGTCAAGATAGAGAATGTGGTCATAAAAAAAGTATATCTAGAGAGACAAATGCAAGATGCCCAAATTGTAAGAAAAAATTAGAGCTACGTGGTGAAGGAGAGGGACAAATATTTACTTGTCAATGTGGATATAGAGAAAAGCTTTCTGCTTTTAACGAAAGAAAAGCAAAAGAAAAGAGTAATATATCTAAGAGGGAAGTATCTAATTATATGAAACAACAAAAAAAAGCAAAGACAGAGCCAATAAATACAGATTTAGCAGATGCATTGTCAAAATTAAAGTTTTAG
- a CDS encoding phosphoenolpyruvate carboxykinase (ATP), translated as MATIANYRREDIRKDNPIFSPIRTTIESAFYGNNVIKVSSLSEAYKLAKASSGTVVTDMPVHRPTELGLDEDSKILLFNDGEITGRFAGARVIIGENNVDEGQFAAISREAVFNTRYKKLYHAQVVIGLHEDFMVKAHLLIPEGYENTMYSWMLNFQYITEEYIKMYKDSTQLPEGDIYILSDPEYYPPTHSNGLALFDPQHNCALLCGMRYFGEHKKGTLTLAWGIANRNGFASCHGGMKRYNFSDNEKYTIGVFGLSGSGKSTLTHEKHDGKYDITILHDDAYVISTEDGYSVALEPSYFDKTQDYPTDHPANKYLVTVQNCGVTLDDEGNKVIVTEDLRNGNGRAVKSKLWAENRIDKIDEPVDSIAWLMKDATIPPVIKINNPILASVMGATLATKRSTAERLASGVDMNALVIEPYANPFRTYPLEDDYNKFKELFNNRNVECYIFNTGHFLDKKIPKEVTLKLLEDIATKKAEFKKLGNFTDIEYVEVEGFTPDMDNAEYQKMWLSSLNYRKEFLNNMETFKGGRDKLPQETLDVLEKLEKEISK; from the coding sequence ATGGCAACGATAGCAAACTATAGAAGAGAAGATATAAGGAAAGATAATCCAATCTTTTCTCCTATACGTACTACAATTGAATCTGCTTTTTATGGTAATAATGTAATTAAGGTTTCTTCATTATCAGAAGCATATAAATTAGCAAAAGCTTCATCTGGTACAGTAGTTACAGATATGCCTGTACATAGGCCAACAGAATTAGGATTAGATGAAGATTCAAAAATTCTTCTATTTAACGATGGTGAAATAACAGGGAGATTTGCAGGAGCTAGAGTTATTATTGGCGAAAATAATGTAGATGAAGGACAATTTGCAGCAATTTCAAGAGAAGCAGTTTTTAATACAAGATATAAAAAATTATATCATGCTCAGGTAGTTATAGGATTACATGAAGATTTTATGGTAAAAGCCCATTTGTTAATTCCAGAGGGTTATGAAAATACAATGTATAGCTGGATGTTAAACTTTCAGTATATAACAGAAGAGTATATTAAAATGTATAAAGATTCTACACAGTTGCCAGAGGGTGATATTTATATATTATCTGACCCAGAGTATTATCCACCTACTCATTCAAATGGATTAGCATTATTTGACCCACAACATAATTGTGCACTATTATGTGGAATGAGATATTTTGGTGAACATAAAAAAGGAACATTGACCTTGGCTTGGGGTATAGCAAATAGAAATGGATTTGCTTCATGTCATGGTGGAATGAAAAGATATAATTTCTCAGATAATGAGAAATACACTATTGGAGTATTTGGACTATCTGGATCAGGAAAATCTACACTTACCCATGAGAAACATGATGGAAAATATGATATAACAATATTACATGATGATGCTTATGTAATATCTACTGAAGATGGATATTCAGTAGCTTTAGAACCATCATATTTTGATAAAACTCAAGATTATCCAACAGATCATCCAGCAAATAAGTATTTAGTAACAGTGCAAAATTGTGGTGTTACTTTAGATGATGAGGGAAACAAAGTTATAGTAACAGAAGACTTAAGAAATGGTAATGGAAGAGCTGTTAAATCAAAGCTATGGGCAGAAAATAGAATAGATAAAATAGACGAACCAGTAGACTCTATAGCTTGGTTAATGAAGGACGCAACTATTCCACCAGTAATTAAGATAAATAATCCTATACTTGCTTCTGTAATGGGAGCTACCCTAGCAACTAAAAGATCTACAGCTGAAAGACTTGCTAGTGGCGTAGATATGAATGCATTAGTTATAGAACCTTATGCAAATCCTTTTAGAACTTATCCTCTTGAAGATGATTATAATAAGTTTAAGGAATTGTTTAATAATAGAAATGTAGAATGTTATATTTTCAATACAGGACATTTTCTAGATAAGAAGATCCCAAAAGAAGTTACGTTAAAATTATTGGAAGATATAGCAACTAAGAAAGCAGAATTTAAAAAACTAGGTAACTTTACTGATATTGAATATGTAGAAGTAGAAGGATTTACTCCAGATATGGATAATGCTGAATATCAGAAAATGTGGTTAAGCAGTCTAAACTATAGAAAAGAGTTTCTAAATAATATGGAAACCTTTAAGGGTGGTAGGGACAAGCTGCCACAGGAAACATTAGATGTACTTGAAAAATTAGAAAAAGAAATCTCTAAATAA